From the genome of Antennarius striatus isolate MH-2024 chromosome 19, ASM4005453v1, whole genome shotgun sequence, one region includes:
- the ccdc25 gene encoding coiled-coil domain-containing protein 25, translating into MVFYFTSAVVSPSYTIYMGKDKYENEDLIKYGWPEDIWFHVDKLSSAHVYLRLTKGQTINDIPPEVLIDCAQLVKNNSIQGCKMNNINVVYTPWANLKKTGDMDVGQIGFHRQKEVKIVAVEKKINEIVNRLEKTKEERFPDLVAEKESRDQEERNEKKAQLQEQKKREKEELKRKKELEELKNYSSLMKSEKMKTNEDGYDSDDFM; encoded by the exons atggtGTTTTACTTTACAAGTGCCG TGGTGAGCCCTTCCTACACAATCTACATGGGAAAAGACAAATATGAAA ATGAGGATCTAATAAAGTATGGATGGCCTGAAGACATCTG GTTCCATGTGGACAAACTGTCTTCGGCACATGTATATCTGAGACTTACAAAG GGACAAACTATAAATGATATCCCTCCAGAGGTGCTGATCGACTGTGCTCAGCTGGTGAAAAACAACAGCATCCAAG GCTGTAAGATGAACAACATCAATGTGGTTTACACACCATGGGCCAACCTGAAAAAAACCGGAGACATGGATGTTGGACAGATTGGTTTTCATCGACAGAAAGAG GTGAAGATTGTGGCGGTGGAGAAGAAGATCAACGAGATTGTGAACCGcctggagaaaacaaaagaggaacGCTTCCCTGACCTCGTGGCAGAGAAGGAGTCGAGGGATCAAGAAGAGAGAAATGAGAAGAAAGCTCAGCTCCAAGAgcaaaagaagagagagaaggaagaactgaagagaaaaaaagagttgGAAGAACTCAA aaactaTTCTTCGCTgatgaaaagtgaaaaaatgaaGACCAATGAG GACGGTTACGACTCAGATGACTTCATGTGA
- the unc93a gene encoding protein unc-93 homolog A, which translates to MISRNFKNVLVVSIGFLSLFTAYGGLQSLQSSLNAEDGMGVTSLSVIYGSIIVSSMFLPPIMIKNLGCKWTIVVGMACYVSYSFGNLLPGWYTLIPTSVILGLGGSPLWSAKCTYLTISGNKQAAKDGKRGSDIINQYFGIFFFIFQSSAVWGNLMSSLIFGQDTSIEDIPEEQLLTCGAADCGLVVNSSSITRPEKKLVWTLVGCYIGVGVLAMIIVAVFLDNIDREQTSQFRGRREPFFHTFLATFRLLKDWRLVTLIPLTMYSGFEQSFLAGEYTKNYVTCALGIHFVGYVMMCFGAANSLSSFLFGRLARYTGRAALFFLAALINFSCIIALLFWRPRPENLPIFFVFPALWGIADAVWQTQTNALYGVLFPKDKEAAFANYRMWESLGFVIAFAYSTFLCLEYKLYILLAVLLLTVITYPIVEYYEHKNPTPPIEQATHQHHNGTIKGEEFSIISQTQL; encoded by the exons ATGATCAGCCGTAACTTCAAGAATGTGCTGGTGGTGTCCATCGGGTTCCTGTCTCTTTTCACAGCTTACGGAGGCCTGCAGAGTTTACAG AGCAGCCTGAATGCAGAGGACGGAATGGGTGTGACGTCCCTGAGCGTCATCTATGGCTCCATCATCGTCTCCTCCATGTTCCTGCCGCCCATCATGATCAAAAACCTGGGTTGTAAATGGACCATTGTGGTCGGCATGGCCTGCTACGTCTCCTACTCCTTTGGAAACCTCCTTCCTGGAtg GTACACCCTCATCCCCACCTCAGTGATTCTGGGTTTGGGTGGATCTCCTCTCTGGTCGGCGAAATGCACCTATCTGACCATCTCTGGAAATAAGCAGGCGGCCAAGGACGGGAAAAGAGGCTCTGACATCATCAACCAGTACTTCGGCatcttctttttcatctttcagTCGTCTGCTGTGTGGGGAAATCTAATGTCGTCGCTTATCTTCGGACAGGACACCAGTATAG AGGACATCCCAGAGGAACAGCTTCTGACCTGTGGAGCGGCTGATTGCGGCCTGGTtgtcaacagcagcagcataaCCAGGCCAGAGAAGAAACTAGTGTGGACACTTGTCGGATGCTACATCG GTGTAGGTGTGCTGGCCATGATCATTGTAGCAGTGTTTCTCGATAACATTGATCGTGAGCAGACCAGCCAGTTTCGAGGGAGGAGGGAGCCCTTCTTCCATACCTTCCTGGCCACGTTCAGACTGCTGAAGGACTGGAGGCTGGTGACCCTCATCCCGCTCACCATGTACAGCGGCTTTGAGCAAAGCTTCCTGGCTGGAGAGTACACCAAG AACTATGTGACGTGTGCTTTGGGGATCCATTTTGTCGGATATGTGATGATGTGTTTTGGAGCCGCCAATTCTCTCAGCTCCTTTCTGTTTGGGAGACTCGCTCGGTACACAGGGAGAGCTGCACTCTTCTTTCTGG CTGCACTGATCAACTTCTCCTGCATCATCGCGCTCTTATTCTGGAGACCACGTCCCGAGAACCTGCCCAtcttctttgtgtttcctgCACTGTGGGGTATCGCTGATGCCGTCTGGCAAACTCAGACCAATG CCCTTTATGGCGTCCTTTTTCCAAAAGATAAAGAAGCTGCGTTTGCCAACTACCGCATGTGGGAGTCCCTTGGATTTGTTATCGCCTTTGCCTACAGCACCTTCTTGTGTCTGGAGTATAAACTGTACATCCTGCTGGCCGTTTTGCTCCTGACCGTTATCACTTACCCCATTGTAGAGTATTACGAGCACAAGAATCCTACTCCGCCTATCGAGCAGGCGACTCACCAGCATCACAATGGAACCATCAAAGGAGAAGAGTTCAGTATCATCTCCCAGACACAACTGTAA